From the genome of Candidatus Methylacidiphilales bacterium:
ACTTTAAACTTTAGATTTATAACTCTGATACTACTCAGCGCGGCAGCGTGAAATAAAACGTGGCGCCTTCATCGACCTTGCCTTCGGCCCAGGTGCGCCCTCCATGGCGCGTGATGATGCGCAGCACATTGGCCAGCCCGATGCCCGTGCCATCAAATTCCTCCTTGCGGTGCAGCCGCTGGAAAACGCCGAATAATCTGTCCGCATGCTTCATGTCAAAGCCCACGCCATTATCGCGCACAAAAATCACCGTTTCCCGCTCCTCAATTCTGCAACCGATTTCGATTTCAGCCGGGTTGCGCGGGCGGGTGTATTTAATGGCGTTGGACAGAAGATTGCTGAAGACCTGTTGGAGCAGGGAAGGGTCCGCCTGCACCAGGGGGAGGGGACCTTTCTTCCATACAATATTCCGCCCTTCGATTTCCGGCTGCAGCCTCTGTATTACTGTTTCCAGCAAATCCTGAAGGTTGATCTGGGTGCATCGCATTTCGGAACGGCCCATTCGGGAAAAATTGAGCAGGTCGTCGATAAGACGGTTCATCTCCCTGGCTGAGTTGGCGATGAGATTCAAATAGCGCTTGTCGCTTTCTGAAAGCGAGGGGCCGATGGTGTCGTCCAGCATCTCAACAAAGCCTTCGATATGGCGGACAGGCGTGCGCAAATCGTGCGAAACAGAATAGGAAAAAGCCTCCAGTTCCCGATTGGCCGCTTCCAATTCAGCCGTGCGCTCGCGCACACGTTGTTCCAGGGCGGCGTTTTCCAGGCGCAAACGCCGGACCGTGAGCGCGCGGTCCAGCACGGGGAGGATGGCGCTTAATTTGAACGGCTTGAGAATATAATCAAGCGCGCCCGATTTCATCGCCTCCACCGCCGTTGTAATTGTTCCTTCTCCGGTCATGATGATCCCGACCAGATTGGAGTCCTTTCGGCGGGCGGCCTGCAGCAGCGAGATGCCGTCCATTTCCGACATCATCAAATCCGTCAAAAGCAGGTCAAATTTTGTCCCCTCCATCGCGCTCAGGGCCGCGGTGGCCGAGGAAAAACCGGTTGTTTCGTACCCGCGGTCTTTCAGCGTGTTGCACAACGCTTTCATTTGAGCGATCTCGTCGTCAACGATCAGAATCTTCGCCAAAGAAATGTCAGCCATAAAAAATCACGCTTTTGTTCGCGCCAGACACTCGGCCAGAGCTTCGCGCAATTCGCGCAACTTGGGAGGCTTGTTCAGGACACGGTCAACATGCGGCGGTATGTCGCCTTCTGCAGCCAATCGTTGTCCCCAACCGGTCAAAAGAATGACAGGCGTTAATGGGGAAATGCCCTTTATGGCCGCGGCAACCTGCCGTCCGTCCACATAAGGCATCCCGAGATCTGTAATGATGGCCGAGAACGGTTCCTGTGCTTCCCATGCCTTGCGGAACGCCTCAATGCCCTCCCGCCCTCCATTTGCAGTTACAATGACATGGCCGTCCATCTCAAGAGTATCGCGCAGCGACTTGATAATCAGCGGATCATCATCGGTGATGAGCAGGCGGAGTCTCGACGGCATCGTAAAGCCTGAAGAACTCGGGCTCGATTCGCCTGCGGGAGTTTCCGGCACCGAGAAGACAAGCCGGATCGTTGTTCCTTTTCCAATCACACTGTCAATTTCGATTTCGGCATTATGCCGACGGACAATGCCATGCACCATCGCAAGGCCGAGGCCGGTGCCACGCTCTCCTTTCGTCGTAAAAAACGGCTCAAAGCAGCGGCGGCGCGTGTCCTCGTCCATTCCCATGCCGGTGTCGCTGACTTCCACATGGACTTGCCGTGGCGCTGGATCCGCTGTGCCGGATTTTCCGGGTTCGGAAATTTTTGTCCGCAAGGTCAGAGTGCCGCCTTCGGGCATGGCATCGACAGCATTGAAGACAAGATTGACGAGCGCTTCACGAATCTCGCTCTCGACTCCCAGAATGGCCGGTAATTCCGCCGCCAGTTCCGTTTCCATTTTGATGAAATGTCCGCGCTGTTGCGGCATGTCGCTCCAGCGGGCGCGTGAAAGATCGATGACTTGTTGCATGAGGCGGTTCAACTGGACTGGCAGAAGAACCAACTGCGGTTCGCGCTGGCGGTAAAATTCCTTCATGCGCGAAACGGTCTGTGCGACATCGTCAATCGCATGCTGGATGGTGCCCAGGTAGTCGCGCGTACGGGCGCTCAAACCCGGCTCCGCTTCAAGCAGGGATTCGGTGTAAAGCGCGATGGGCGAAATGGCGTTGTTGATGTCGTGCGCGATGCCGCTCGCCATCTGTCCCAGCGCGCGCAAACGTTCCTGCTGCATCACGGCCTGTTGTGTTTGTCGCAAATCGTCATAAGCCTGGTGCAATGCCTCGTACAGTTGCGTCTGATGCGCGGCCAGGGCCACATGCTCGCTCATCTGCCGTAAAAATTCGCATTCGCCGCTGCTGAAGCCATTGGGTTGGCGGCGCGCCGTAATGAGTACGCCGAAAACCCTGCTTTCCACCAAAAGAGGCGCAGCGACAAGGGAGCGCAGCCCGCCGCCCGCAAGGCGTTGTGGGAATGGAAACTTGGAATTGCTGATATCCGGCTCGTAAACCAACTCTCCGCGCACACAGCGGGAAAGGCCGTTTTTATCGATATCCACGCTGGAGGATTTGGTCAGTGCCAGCTCCAACGCCAACGCTTCACTGCGAATGCCGACGCTTGTGACGGTCAAAGTTTTGGAGCCCTGCTCGTAGAGGCAAACGCACCCGAAATCGAGCGGCAAATCCTCCTCCAGGGTGCGGACGACCACCTGAAAGATGCTTTGCAAATCCTGCCGCTCGCTGATGGCGCGGGTGGTGCGGTGCAACAATTCAAGCCGCGTGAGCTGGGATTGCACCCGCTCCTCGGCGCCCTTTCGTTCCGCAATTTCCTGCCGCAAGGATTCATTCGCGGCCAGCAGGGCTTTATCGCGATCTTCGATGCTGGCCAGCAATTGATTGAAGGCGCCGGTGAGCTGCCCGGTTTCATCCCGGCCCTGTGCGGGTACACGGACCGTATAGTCCTTGTCTTCCGCAATGCGCTTCAACGTTTCAGCCAGGATGAGGATGGGCCGTGAAATGGGCCGTTGGAAGCGAGAGGAAAGCGCAAGAGCTACAAATACGGAACCGGTCAAAACCACCGCGGCAATCCCCAGGAACACATTGAGCTGACCATACATTTCCTCCAGGCCGGTTTGGATGTAAATCGTGCCGATGCGTTTCTCATTTAAAAAAACGGGGTGAAAGACAATCAGGCTGCCTCGTTCGAAGCGATACCCGTCGCCGGAAGGGCGGACCGGAAAATCGATTTTTTTTCCCGCCCGGGTGTATTGGGCAAACAAATTTCCTTTCTCATCATAAAGACATGCGGATGCAACGCTGGATTTGACCTGCAGCGCCTGCAGGGTTTCCTGCGCCGCATTCTCATCCTGAAAAGCCAGGGCGGCCTGGGTGTTTTTTGCCAGCACATCGGCCAATACCGTGGTACCGCGCACCATTCCTCCGCGAAAGTTGACGAATTGATAGGCAGCCAGCACGCCGCACGCAAGCAGGAGCGCCGCCGAGCAGGTCAGTAAAATGGCCAGCGTCAGCTTTCGGCGAATGGGCAGATCCCGCAGCCAGTTCATGTTAGTTGCCCCCCTCAACGACTTTGCCCAGGCTTAACAATTGTGAGCTGATCCTCAATCCCCTGCGCTGGGCGGCTTCAGGGTTGATGCTGAAACGCACCTTGCCCTCTTGAAGGTACAAATTGATGGCGCCTCCGCTTTGCGCAAACCCGCCGATCTCGCTCACCATGAGGATGGGTCTGGCATCCAGACTGGATAGGATTTGGCCCACATGGCCATCTTCCGACTTGCTGATGAAAAGGAGCTGGCAGTCTTTCAAATCCTCCACCCTTTGGGAGCGAATGATCGCCAACCTGTGATTATCGATGGATTCGCCCTGGATTATTTTTTCCAGCGCCCCCTCGAAGGGGTCGTCCCCCAGGACGCCGATGTAAAAGGGCGTGTCGCTAGTCGCAAAAGATGAGGTCGGCCATTTGACAAACTGCGCGAAGTTGTAGAGGAATGCCGCCTTGAGCTGGTATTCCTTCGACTGCGCTTCAGCGCGGCCCATGCCGAATGTGCTGATACATAGGATGAAAATCAACAGACCCCAAAACCGCCTTTGCCGTTCAAGGAATGGCCGTGGAAATAAACAGGATTTCATCCGCCCGAACAGCGAATGTCGTGTTGTGCGACTTAAAAATGCCATGAGATCTTTCCATAGACGCTGCGTTCAATTTGCACTTGCGTCGGGCTTGGGAATCCATACTCAGCATGCTGATCGTGCAAAAGATTTTGTCCGACAATGGAAATCTCAAGGTCCTTGGTTGGATGCCACGCCAGGCGTGCTTCGAGCTCAAAATAGTCCGGTACACCCCCGGGGTTGGGGCCGTTATTGATCGTCAACCTGTCCACCCAGCGTAATCCGGCGTCCAACTCGATGTTTTGCGGCAGATCCATCGAGGAACGGAATGAAAATTGATTCTGGGGGTCCGCGGTCTCGTTAAGTCCGTGCGTAAAATCGACTTGTCCCGGTTTGACGTGGACATGTTCCTTGAGAAAATCATAGCCCGCGTGCAAACGCCACCAGTCGAGCATTTGATAATCGGCGCTAACCTCAACTCCGTACGTCTCGGCTTCAAGGTTGTTGTGCAAATAAATGGGTAAATTGAACGGGGCGGTTGCAGTTGTGCTCCGGATATCGTCATAGTCATTGTAATACGTTGAAATAGAACCTGAAATCCTGTCCGCGAGCTGGGCGCGATATCCCAATTCATAGGCAATCAATGTTTCCGAAGTAAACGCCGTCGTGCCGCTCAGAATGCTCCCCGGCAGGGGCGACGGCAGGCCCGTGGGTTGCGCCGAATCATGGTCGATCCGCGAGGGTGTCCGCACCGCGCGTGAAATTGCACCCCAAATCATCTGTTTCGGTGTAATGTTCCACTGCAAACGTCCGCTGGGTTGGAATTCAAATCCGGTATAATCGTTGTGCTCCAGCTTCGTTCCCAGAGTCAGGAACAAATCGTCCAGAAGTTTGATCTCGTCCTGCACAAAACAACTCCAGAGATTTTGTTCCAGTGGAGCTGGGTAAAAGGCCAGCGTCGGGGCATTATTATTCTGGTCGTGCGTGAAGCGGTAACCCGCGCCCCAGGTGATTTTGTTGCGGTCACCCACGGCAAAGCGGTGTTGAAAATTCGCATCGTAGGTATCGAGGCTGTCTGAAAAATTGCCGCCCGGCTCGAACGTGGTGCCCAGAAAAATGGACGGGCTGGTCGGCTTGGATAGGTTCGTCCGGTCATAGTACAATTGCAGGCTCATGTCCGAATCAGGCGAAAAGGTGTGGGACCAGCGGCCAATGACATTCTCGCCGCTCTCAACATTCGTTCCCGGTGTTGGTACGGTCCCGGAGGCGCCGTTGTAGTAATCGCCCTGCAATGTGAACTTGTCGTCCGACGTGCCGGCCGTATCGAGGCGGAATCCCCCGCGTCCCTCGCTCCAATCGTCCGTGGCGGTGGCGCCATTGGTGAAAACTTCATTATTCCGGTCGAAATACGTACCG
Proteins encoded in this window:
- a CDS encoding response regulator, whose protein sequence is MADISLAKILIVDDEIAQMKALCNTLKDRGYETTGFSSATAALSAMEGTKFDLLLTDLMMSEMDGISLLQAARRKDSNLVGIIMTGEGTITTAVEAMKSGALDYILKPFKLSAILPVLDRALTVRRLRLENAALEQRVRERTAELEAANRELEAFSYSVSHDLRTPVRHIEGFVEMLDDTIGPSLSESDKRYLNLIANSAREMNRLIDDLLNFSRMGRSEMRCTQINLQDLLETVIQRLQPEIEGRNIVWKKGPLPLVQADPSLLQQVFSNLLSNAIKYTRPRNPAEIEIGCRIEERETVIFVRDNGVGFDMKHADRLFGVFQRLHRKEEFDGTGIGLANVLRIITRHGGRTWAEGKVDEGATFYFTLPR
- a CDS encoding CHASE sensor domain-containing protein, with the protein product MNWLRDLPIRRKLTLAILLTCSAALLLACGVLAAYQFVNFRGGMVRGTTVLADVLAKNTQAALAFQDENAAQETLQALQVKSSVASACLYDEKGNLFAQYTRAGKKIDFPVRPSGDGYRFERGSLIVFHPVFLNEKRIGTIYIQTGLEEMYGQLNVFLGIAAVVLTGSVFVALALSSRFQRPISRPILILAETLKRIAEDKDYTVRVPAQGRDETGQLTGAFNQLLASIEDRDKALLAANESLRQEIAERKGAEERVQSQLTRLELLHRTTRAISERQDLQSIFQVVVRTLEEDLPLDFGCVCLYEQGSKTLTVTSVGIRSEALALELALTKSSSVDIDKNGLSRCVRGELVYEPDISNSKFPFPQRLAGGGLRSLVAAPLLVESRVFGVLITARRQPNGFSSGECEFLRQMSEHVALAAHQTQLYEALHQAYDDLRQTQQAVMQQERLRALGQMASGIAHDINNAISPIALYTESLLEAEPGLSARTRDYLGTIQHAIDDVAQTVSRMKEFYRQREPQLVLLPVQLNRLMQQVIDLSRARWSDMPQQRGHFIKMETELAAELPAILGVESEIREALVNLVFNAVDAMPEGGTLTLRTKISEPGKSGTADPAPRQVHVEVSDTGMGMDEDTRRRCFEPFFTTKGERGTGLGLAMVHGIVRRHNAEIEIDSVIGKGTTIRLVFSVPETPAGESSPSSSGFTMPSRLRLLITDDDPLIIKSLRDTLEMDGHVIVTANGGREGIEAFRKAWEAQEPFSAIITDLGMPYVDGRQVAAAIKGISPLTPVILLTGWGQRLAAEGDIPPHVDRVLNKPPKLRELREALAECLARTKA
- a CDS encoding YfiR family protein produces the protein MGRAEAQSKEYQLKAAFLYNFAQFVKWPTSSFATSDTPFYIGVLGDDPFEGALEKIIQGESIDNHRLAIIRSQRVEDLKDCQLLFISKSEDGHVGQILSSLDARPILMVSEIGGFAQSGGAINLYLQEGKVRFSINPEAAQRRGLRISSQLLSLGKVVEGGN
- a CDS encoding TonB-dependent receptor, which gives rise to MSLEELMNQEVTSVSKEPEPFGRAPAAIQIITNDQIRRSGASSLPEALRLADNLEVAQDNAHDWNISARGFNANLSNKLLVLIDGRTVYSPLFSGVFWDVQNVMLEDLDRIEVISGPGGTLWGANAVNGVINVISKSAQDTQGWYAEAGAGTELEDFTAVRYGGKLAPDVYFRVYGTYFDRNNEVFTNGATATDDWSEGRGGFRLDTAGTSDDKFTLQGDYYNGASGTVPTPGTNVESGENVIGRWSHTFSPDSDMSLQLYYDRTNLSKPTSPSIFLGTTFEPGGNFSDSLDTYDANFQHRFAVGDRNKITWGAGYRFTHDQNNNAPTLAFYPAPLEQNLWSCFVQDEIKLLDDLFLTLGTKLEHNDYTGFEFQPSGRLQWNITPKQMIWGAISRAVRTPSRIDHDSAQPTGLPSPLPGSILSGTTAFTSETLIAYELGYRAQLADRISGSISTYYNDYDDIRSTTATAPFNLPIYLHNNLEAETYGVEVSADYQMLDWWRLHAGYDFLKEHVHVKPGQVDFTHGLNETADPQNQFSFRSSMDLPQNIELDAGLRWVDRLTINNGPNPGGVPDYFELEARLAWHPTKDLEISIVGQNLLHDQHAEYGFPSPTQVQIERSVYGKISWHF